One part of the Malus sylvestris chromosome 2, drMalSylv7.2, whole genome shotgun sequence genome encodes these proteins:
- the LOC126595763 gene encoding polyprotein of EF-Ts, chloroplastic-like isoform X2 — protein MTPVIPYSISNVSHIPGTAFTARKNSCLTKFSFSRKSARHTLSPQSFLLPFSTSIKSFPLYHSRCPVHHKCRIPVSATGTDVAVEEADSPVADAASSESKSPEDGPSPSQDAQPKRTKPVRKSEMPPVKNEELVVGATFTGKVRSIQPFGAFIDFGAFTDGLVHVSQLSDSYVKDVGSVVSVGQEVKVTLVEANPETGRISLTMRERDDGSKPQQRKDASAGSDRGGPGRRSGPKKGDRKNEVRKTTKFEKGQDLVGTVKNFGRAGAFISLPEGEEGFLPTSEEPDDGFANVMGETSLQLGQEINVRVLRTTRGQVTLTMKKEEDILKSDSQVSQGVIHTATNPFVLAFRQNKDIASFLDEREKIEKAAKAIPSSESSIPEVLDEKASSEEGTLGIPAAVDETVENGGASSEDQESPVSSTIETLETTEQTIEKEEVSSDILAPEGSTSTTDGVENASVDLSGEIANHTSASEIPTGGEVIEPQVDDTIAKVELQPPTSESEIPSAALTEEPKESEATKVVEDLADNITEEAQIRTSAAEGELPSITQVEDDKVESSPEKNGSVSNSNGQSDNPSPKDSKPKATISPALVKQLREETGAGMMDCKNALSETGGDIVKATEFLRKKGLASAEKKSSRATAEGRIGSYIHDSRIGILLEVNCETDFVSRGDIFKELVDDLAMQVAACPQVQYLATEDVPEEFVTKERAIEMQKEDLLSKPEQIRSKIVDGRIRKRLEELALLEQPFIKNDKVVVKDLVKQTISTIGENIKVKRFVRYNLGEGLEKKSQDFAAEVAAQTAAKPVATEVKEQPAVVEVKETVEKAPTVAVSAALVKQLRDETGAGMMDCKKALSETGGDLEKAQEYLRKKGLSSAEKKSSRLAAEGRIGSYIHDARIGVLIEVNCETDFVGRSENFKGLVDDLAMQVVACPQVQYVSIEDIPESIVNKEKELERQREDLLLKPENIRERIVEGRISKRLGELALLEQAFIKDDSVLVKDLVKQTVAALGENIKVRRFVRFTLGEAVETVEDTEAEA, from the exons ATGACGCCTGTAATTCCGTATTCTATAAGCAATGTCTCGCATATACCTGGAACTGCCTTTACTGCAAGAAAGAACAGTTGTTTAACAAAATTCAGTTTTTCGAGGAAATCTGCAAGACATACTCTATCCCCACAGAgttttcttttacctttttcgACCTCTATCAAATCTTTTCCATTGTACCACAGCAGGTGCCCTGTGCATCATAAATGTAGAATCCCTGTATCTGCCACAGGAACTGATGTAGCGGTTGAGGAAGCAGACTCACCTGTTGCAGATGCAGCTTCTAGTGAATCCAAATCCCCTGAGGATGGTCCCAGCCCATCTCAAGATGCTCAACCAAAGCGTACAAAACCTGTTAGGAAAAGTGAGATGCCGCCTGTGAAGAATGAGGAGCTGGTTGTGGGTGCAACTTTTACTGGGAAAGTAAGATCAATCCAGCCATTTGGTGCTTTTATTGATTTTGGAGCTTTCACAGATGGACTCGTACATGTTTCACAATTGAGTGATAGTTACGTTAAGGATGTTGGAAGCGTTGTTTCTGTTGGGCAAGAGGTGAAGGTGACATTAGTTGAAGCCAATCCGGAGACTGGGCGAATCTCTCTCACTATGCGTGAACGTGACGATGGCAGTAAGCCGCAGCAAAGGAAAGATGCTTCTGCTGGTAGTGATAGGGGTGGACCTGGTAGAAGGAGTGGCCCAAAGAAAGGCGATAGGAAAAATGAAGTGAGAAAAACTACAAAGTTTGAAAAGGGGCAGGACCTAGTGGGCACTGTAAAGAATTTCGGCAGGGCTGGTGCTTTTATATCTCTTCCTGAGGGGGAGGAAGGATTCCTCCCTACATCGGAGGAACCTGACGATGGATTTGCAAACGTCATGGGAGAGACCTCCCTGCAGCTTGGCCAAGAAATAAATGTCCGTGTCCTGCGTACTACAAGAGGACAAGTAACCTTGAcaatgaagaaagaagaagatattCTAAAGTCGGACTCGCAGGTCAGTCAAGGAGTAATCCACACTGCAACAAACCCATTCGTTCTGGCGTTCCGCCAAAACAAGGATATTGCTTCATTTTTGgatgaaagagagaaaatagaaaaagCAGCTAAAGCAATTCCAAGCAGTGAGTCCAGTATTCCTGAAGTGCTGGATGAAAAAGCAAGCAGCGAGGAGGGAACTCTTGGTATCCCTGCAGCGGTAGATGAAACTGTTGAAAATGGTGGTGCTTCTTCAGAGGACCAGGAAAGCCCAGTTTCTAGTACAATTGAAACACTAGAAACTACAGAACAAACCATAGAAAAAGAAGAG gtGAGTTCTGATATCTTGGCTCCTGAAGGGAGTACATCTACCACGGATGGAGTGGAAAATGCAAGTGTGGATTTGTCTGGTGAAATAGCTAATCACACATCGGCTTCAGAAATTCCAACAGGCGGAGAGGTTATAGAGCCTCAAGTAGATGATACCATAGCAAAAGTTGAACTGCAACCACCTACTTCAGAGAGCGAAATTCCTTCTGCTGCACTGACTGAAGAACCAAAAG AAAGTGAGGCCACCAAAGTTGTAGAAGACCTAGCTGACAACATTACAGAGGAAGCTCAAATTCGAACATCTGCTGCTGAGGGTGAATTGCCTTCTATCACACAAGTGGAAGATGATAAAGTGGAAAGTTCTCCTGAGAAGAATGGCAGTGTTTCTAATTCAAATGGACAATCTGACAATCCTTCCCCGAAGGACAGTAAACCTAAAG CTACTATATCACCAGCCCTTGTAAAGCAGCTGCGTGAAGAAACAGGAGCTGGAATGATGGATTGCAAAAATGCTTTGTCAGAGACTGGCGGGGACATTGTTAAGGCTACGGAGTTCCTCAGAAAGAAAGGTTTAGCAAGTGCAGAAAAGAAGTCCAGCAGAGCCACTGCTGAAGGAAGAATAGGTTCATACATTCACGATAGCAGAATAGGTATCTTGCTAGAGGTAAACTGTGAGACAGATTTTGTTTCTCGGGGTGACATTTTCAAGGAGCTGGTTGATGATTTAGCCATGCAAGTGGCTGCATGCCCTCAAGTACAGTACCTTGCTACAGAAGATGTTCCTGAAGAGTTTGTGACCAAGGAAAGAGCAATTGAGATGCAGAAAGAAGATCTTTTGTCAAAGCCGGAGCAGATTAGATCAAAGATTGTTGACGGGAGGATAAGGAAGAGGCTTGAGGAGCTGGCATTGCTTGAGCAGCCTTTCATTAAGAATGATAAGGTGGTGGTGAAGGACTTGGTCAAGCAAACCATTTCAACTATTGGAGAAAACATAAAAGTGAAGAGATTTGTGCGCTACAATCTTGGAGAGGGCTTGGAGAAGAAGAGTCAAGATTTTGCCGCTGAAGTGGCTGCCCAAACTGCGGCAAAACCAGTGGCCACGGAAGTAAAAGAGCAGCCTGCTGTAGTGGAAGTCAAGGAAACTGTTGAGAA GGCACCAACTGTAGCTGTCTCTGCCGCTTTGGTTAAACAACTACGCGATGAAACTGGAGCAGGGATGATGGACTGCAAGAAAGCTCTCTCCGAAACTGGAGGGGACCTTGAGAAGGCACAAGAGTACCTGAGGAAGAAGGGTCTTTCTTCTGCTGAAAAGAAATCCAGCAGGCTTGCTGCTGAAGGCAGGATTGGATCCTACATTCATGACGCCCGCATTGGAGTTCTGATTGAAGTAAACTGTGAGACTGACTTTGTTGGTCGAAGTGAAAATTTCAAGGGGTTGGTTGATGATCTAGCAATGCAAGTCGTGGCCTGCCCGCAGGTGCAATATGTATCCATCGAAGACATTCCGGAGAGCATTGTGAACAAGGAAAAAGAGCTTGAGAGGCAGAGGGAGGACCTTCTGTTGAAACCCGAGAACATTAGAGAGAGAATCGTGGAGGGGAGGATCTCAAAGAGGCTTGGGGAGCTGGCTCTTTTAGAGCAAGCTTTCATTAAAGATGACAGTGTTTTGGTGAAGGACCTAGTAAAGCAGACTGTTGCTGCTCTCGGTGAGAACATAAAAGTTCGCAGGTTTGTTCGGTTCACTCTTGGGGAGGCAGTTGAGACAGTTGAGGACACAGAAGCTGAAGCATGA
- the LOC126595763 gene encoding polyprotein of EF-Ts, chloroplastic-like isoform X3, producing the protein MTPVIPYSISNVSHIPGTAFTARKNSCLTKFSFSRKSARHTLSPQSFLLPFSTSIKSFPLYHSRCPVHHKCRIPVSATGTDVAVEEADSPVADAASSESKSPEDGPSPSQDAQPKRTKPVRKSEMPPVKNEELVVGATFTGKVRSIQPFGAFIDFGAFTDGLVHVSQLSDSYVKDVGSVVSVGQEVKVTLVEANPETGRISLTMRERDDGSKPQQRKDASAGSDRGGPGRRSGPKKGDRKNEVRKTTKFEKGQDLVGTVKNFGRAGAFISLPEGEEGFLPTSEEPDDGFANVMGETSLQLGQEINVRVLRTTRGQVTLTMKKEEDILKSDSQVSQGVIHTATNPFVLAFRQNKDIASFLDEREKIEKAAKAIPSSESSIPEVLDEKASSEEGTLGIPAAVDETVENGGASSEDQESPVSSTIETLETTEQTIEKEEVSSDILAPVGSTSTTDGVENANADSSSEIANHTSASEIRTGEEVIEPQEDDTIAKGELQPPTSESEIPSAALTEEPKESEATKVVEDLADNITEEAQIRTSAAEGELPSITQVEDDKVESSPEKNGSVSNSNGQSDNPSPKDSKPKATISPALVKQLREETGAGMMDCKNALSETGGDIVKATEFLRKKGLASAEKKSSRATAEGRIGSYIHDSRIGILLEVNCETDFVSRGDIFKELVDDLAMQVAACPQVQYLATEDVPEEFVTKERAIEMQKEDLLSKPEQIRSKIVDGRIRKRLEELALLEQPFIKNDKVVVKDLVKQTISTIGENIKVKRFVRYNLGEGLEKKSQDFAAEVAAQTAAKPVATEVKEQPAVVEVKETVEKAPTVAVSAALVKQLRDETGAGMMDCKKALSETGGDLEKAQEYLRKKGLSSAEKKSSRLAAEGRIGSYIHDARIGVLIEVNCETDFVGRSENFKGLVDDLAMQVVACPQVQYVSIEDIPESIVNKEKELERQREDLLLKPENIRERIVEGRISKRLGELALLEQAFIKDDSVLVKDLVKQTVAALGENIKVRRFVRFTLGEAVETVEDTEAEA; encoded by the exons ATGACGCCTGTAATTCCGTATTCTATAAGCAATGTCTCGCATATACCTGGAACTGCCTTTACTGCAAGAAAGAACAGTTGTTTAACAAAATTCAGTTTTTCGAGGAAATCTGCAAGACATACTCTATCCCCACAGAgttttcttttacctttttcgACCTCTATCAAATCTTTTCCATTGTACCACAGCAGGTGCCCTGTGCATCATAAATGTAGAATCCCTGTATCTGCCACAGGAACTGATGTAGCGGTTGAGGAAGCAGACTCACCTGTTGCAGATGCAGCTTCTAGTGAATCCAAATCCCCTGAGGATGGTCCCAGCCCATCTCAAGATGCTCAACCAAAGCGTACAAAACCTGTTAGGAAAAGTGAGATGCCGCCTGTGAAGAATGAGGAGCTGGTTGTGGGTGCAACTTTTACTGGGAAAGTAAGATCAATCCAGCCATTTGGTGCTTTTATTGATTTTGGAGCTTTCACAGATGGACTCGTACATGTTTCACAATTGAGTGATAGTTACGTTAAGGATGTTGGAAGCGTTGTTTCTGTTGGGCAAGAGGTGAAGGTGACATTAGTTGAAGCCAATCCGGAGACTGGGCGAATCTCTCTCACTATGCGTGAACGTGACGATGGCAGTAAGCCGCAGCAAAGGAAAGATGCTTCTGCTGGTAGTGATAGGGGTGGACCTGGTAGAAGGAGTGGCCCAAAGAAAGGCGATAGGAAAAATGAAGTGAGAAAAACTACAAAGTTTGAAAAGGGGCAGGACCTAGTGGGCACTGTAAAGAATTTCGGCAGGGCTGGTGCTTTTATATCTCTTCCTGAGGGGGAGGAAGGATTCCTCCCTACATCGGAGGAACCTGACGATGGATTTGCAAACGTCATGGGAGAGACCTCCCTGCAGCTTGGCCAAGAAATAAATGTCCGTGTCCTGCGTACTACAAGAGGACAAGTAACCTTGAcaatgaagaaagaagaagatattCTAAAGTCGGACTCGCAGGTCAGTCAAGGAGTAATCCACACTGCAACAAACCCATTCGTTCTGGCGTTCCGCCAAAACAAGGATATTGCTTCATTTTTGgatgaaagagagaaaatagaaaaagCAGCTAAAGCAATTCCAAGCAGTGAGTCCAGTATTCCTGAAGTGCTGGATGAAAAAGCAAGCAGCGAGGAGGGAACTCTTGGTATCCCTGCAGCGGTAGATGAAACTGTTGAAAATGGTGGTGCTTCTTCAGAGGACCAGGAAAGCCCAGTTTCTAGTACAATTGAAACACTAGAAACTACAGAACAAACCATAGAAAAAGAAGAGGTGAGTTCTGATATCTTGGCACCTGTAGGGAGTACATCTACCACGGATGGAGTGGAAAATGCAAACGCAGATTCGTCTAGTGAAATAGCTAATCACACGTCGGCTTCAGAAATTCGAACAGGCGAGGAGGTTATAGAGCCTCAAGAGGATGATACCATAGCAAAAGGTGAACTGCAACCAC CTACTTCAGAGAGCGAAATTCCTTCTGCTGCACTGACTGAAGAACCAAAAG AAAGTGAGGCCACCAAAGTTGTAGAAGACCTAGCTGACAACATTACAGAGGAAGCTCAAATTCGAACATCTGCTGCTGAGGGTGAATTGCCTTCTATCACACAAGTGGAAGATGATAAAGTGGAAAGTTCTCCTGAGAAGAATGGCAGTGTTTCTAATTCAAATGGACAATCTGACAATCCTTCCCCGAAGGACAGTAAACCTAAAG CTACTATATCACCAGCCCTTGTAAAGCAGCTGCGTGAAGAAACAGGAGCTGGAATGATGGATTGCAAAAATGCTTTGTCAGAGACTGGCGGGGACATTGTTAAGGCTACGGAGTTCCTCAGAAAGAAAGGTTTAGCAAGTGCAGAAAAGAAGTCCAGCAGAGCCACTGCTGAAGGAAGAATAGGTTCATACATTCACGATAGCAGAATAGGTATCTTGCTAGAGGTAAACTGTGAGACAGATTTTGTTTCTCGGGGTGACATTTTCAAGGAGCTGGTTGATGATTTAGCCATGCAAGTGGCTGCATGCCCTCAAGTACAGTACCTTGCTACAGAAGATGTTCCTGAAGAGTTTGTGACCAAGGAAAGAGCAATTGAGATGCAGAAAGAAGATCTTTTGTCAAAGCCGGAGCAGATTAGATCAAAGATTGTTGACGGGAGGATAAGGAAGAGGCTTGAGGAGCTGGCATTGCTTGAGCAGCCTTTCATTAAGAATGATAAGGTGGTGGTGAAGGACTTGGTCAAGCAAACCATTTCAACTATTGGAGAAAACATAAAAGTGAAGAGATTTGTGCGCTACAATCTTGGAGAGGGCTTGGAGAAGAAGAGTCAAGATTTTGCCGCTGAAGTGGCTGCCCAAACTGCGGCAAAACCAGTGGCCACGGAAGTAAAAGAGCAGCCTGCTGTAGTGGAAGTCAAGGAAACTGTTGAGAA GGCACCAACTGTAGCTGTCTCTGCCGCTTTGGTTAAACAACTACGCGATGAAACTGGAGCAGGGATGATGGACTGCAAGAAAGCTCTCTCCGAAACTGGAGGGGACCTTGAGAAGGCACAAGAGTACCTGAGGAAGAAGGGTCTTTCTTCTGCTGAAAAGAAATCCAGCAGGCTTGCTGCTGAAGGCAGGATTGGATCCTACATTCATGACGCCCGCATTGGAGTTCTGATTGAAGTAAACTGTGAGACTGACTTTGTTGGTCGAAGTGAAAATTTCAAGGGGTTGGTTGATGATCTAGCAATGCAAGTCGTGGCCTGCCCGCAGGTGCAATATGTATCCATCGAAGACATTCCGGAGAGCATTGTGAACAAGGAAAAAGAGCTTGAGAGGCAGAGGGAGGACCTTCTGTTGAAACCCGAGAACATTAGAGAGAGAATCGTGGAGGGGAGGATCTCAAAGAGGCTTGGGGAGCTGGCTCTTTTAGAGCAAGCTTTCATTAAAGATGACAGTGTTTTGGTGAAGGACCTAGTAAAGCAGACTGTTGCTGCTCTCGGTGAGAACATAAAAGTTCGCAGGTTTGTTCGGTTCACTCTTGGGGAGGCAGTTGAGACAGTTGAGGACACAGAAGCTGAAGCATGA
- the LOC126595763 gene encoding polyprotein of EF-Ts, chloroplastic-like isoform X1 — protein sequence MTPVIPYSISNVSHIPGTAFTARKNSCLTKFSFSRKSARHTLSPQSFLLPFSTSIKSFPLYHSRCPVHHKCRIPVSATGTDVAVEEADSPVADAASSESKSPEDGPSPSQDAQPKRTKPVRKSEMPPVKNEELVVGATFTGKVRSIQPFGAFIDFGAFTDGLVHVSQLSDSYVKDVGSVVSVGQEVKVTLVEANPETGRISLTMRERDDGSKPQQRKDASAGSDRGGPGRRSGPKKGDRKNEVRKTTKFEKGQDLVGTVKNFGRAGAFISLPEGEEGFLPTSEEPDDGFANVMGETSLQLGQEINVRVLRTTRGQVTLTMKKEEDILKSDSQVSQGVIHTATNPFVLAFRQNKDIASFLDEREKIEKAAKAIPSSESSIPEVLDEKASSEEGTLGIPAAVDETVENGGASSEDQESPVSSTIETLETTEQTIEKEEVSSDILAPVGSTSTTDGVENANADSSSEIANHTSASEIRTGEEVIEPQEDDTIAKGELQPPTSESEIHSAALETTEQTIKKEEVSSDILAPEGSTSTTDGVENASVDLSGEIANHTSASEIPTGGEVIEPQVDDTIAKVELQPPTSESEIPSAALTEEPKESEATKVVEDLADNITEEAQIRTSAAEGELPSITQVEDDKVESSPEKNGSVSNSNGQSDNPSPKDSKPKATISPALVKQLREETGAGMMDCKNALSETGGDIVKATEFLRKKGLASAEKKSSRATAEGRIGSYIHDSRIGILLEVNCETDFVSRGDIFKELVDDLAMQVAACPQVQYLATEDVPEEFVTKERAIEMQKEDLLSKPEQIRSKIVDGRIRKRLEELALLEQPFIKNDKVVVKDLVKQTISTIGENIKVKRFVRYNLGEGLEKKSQDFAAEVAAQTAAKPVATEVKEQPAVVEVKETVEKAPTVAVSAALVKQLRDETGAGMMDCKKALSETGGDLEKAQEYLRKKGLSSAEKKSSRLAAEGRIGSYIHDARIGVLIEVNCETDFVGRSENFKGLVDDLAMQVVACPQVQYVSIEDIPESIVNKEKELERQREDLLLKPENIRERIVEGRISKRLGELALLEQAFIKDDSVLVKDLVKQTVAALGENIKVRRFVRFTLGEAVETVEDTEAEA from the exons ATGACGCCTGTAATTCCGTATTCTATAAGCAATGTCTCGCATATACCTGGAACTGCCTTTACTGCAAGAAAGAACAGTTGTTTAACAAAATTCAGTTTTTCGAGGAAATCTGCAAGACATACTCTATCCCCACAGAgttttcttttacctttttcgACCTCTATCAAATCTTTTCCATTGTACCACAGCAGGTGCCCTGTGCATCATAAATGTAGAATCCCTGTATCTGCCACAGGAACTGATGTAGCGGTTGAGGAAGCAGACTCACCTGTTGCAGATGCAGCTTCTAGTGAATCCAAATCCCCTGAGGATGGTCCCAGCCCATCTCAAGATGCTCAACCAAAGCGTACAAAACCTGTTAGGAAAAGTGAGATGCCGCCTGTGAAGAATGAGGAGCTGGTTGTGGGTGCAACTTTTACTGGGAAAGTAAGATCAATCCAGCCATTTGGTGCTTTTATTGATTTTGGAGCTTTCACAGATGGACTCGTACATGTTTCACAATTGAGTGATAGTTACGTTAAGGATGTTGGAAGCGTTGTTTCTGTTGGGCAAGAGGTGAAGGTGACATTAGTTGAAGCCAATCCGGAGACTGGGCGAATCTCTCTCACTATGCGTGAACGTGACGATGGCAGTAAGCCGCAGCAAAGGAAAGATGCTTCTGCTGGTAGTGATAGGGGTGGACCTGGTAGAAGGAGTGGCCCAAAGAAAGGCGATAGGAAAAATGAAGTGAGAAAAACTACAAAGTTTGAAAAGGGGCAGGACCTAGTGGGCACTGTAAAGAATTTCGGCAGGGCTGGTGCTTTTATATCTCTTCCTGAGGGGGAGGAAGGATTCCTCCCTACATCGGAGGAACCTGACGATGGATTTGCAAACGTCATGGGAGAGACCTCCCTGCAGCTTGGCCAAGAAATAAATGTCCGTGTCCTGCGTACTACAAGAGGACAAGTAACCTTGAcaatgaagaaagaagaagatattCTAAAGTCGGACTCGCAGGTCAGTCAAGGAGTAATCCACACTGCAACAAACCCATTCGTTCTGGCGTTCCGCCAAAACAAGGATATTGCTTCATTTTTGgatgaaagagagaaaatagaaaaagCAGCTAAAGCAATTCCAAGCAGTGAGTCCAGTATTCCTGAAGTGCTGGATGAAAAAGCAAGCAGCGAGGAGGGAACTCTTGGTATCCCTGCAGCGGTAGATGAAACTGTTGAAAATGGTGGTGCTTCTTCAGAGGACCAGGAAAGCCCAGTTTCTAGTACAATTGAAACACTAGAAACTACAGAACAAACCATAGAAAAAGAAGAGGTGAGTTCTGATATCTTGGCACCTGTAGGGAGTACATCTACCACGGATGGAGTGGAAAATGCAAACGCAGATTCGTCTAGTGAAATAGCTAATCACACGTCGGCTTCAGAAATTCGAACAGGCGAGGAGGTTATAGAGCCTCAAGAGGATGATACCATAGCAAAAGGTGAACTGCAACCACCTACTTCAGAGAGCGAAATTCATTCTGCTGCACTAGAAACTACAGAACAAACcataaaaaaagaagaggtGAGTTCTGATATCTTGGCTCCTGAAGGGAGTACATCTACCACGGATGGAGTGGAAAATGCAAGTGTGGATTTGTCTGGTGAAATAGCTAATCACACATCGGCTTCAGAAATTCCAACAGGCGGAGAGGTTATAGAGCCTCAAGTAGATGATACCATAGCAAAAGTTGAACTGCAACCACCTACTTCAGAGAGCGAAATTCCTTCTGCTGCACTGACTGAAGAACCAAAAG AAAGTGAGGCCACCAAAGTTGTAGAAGACCTAGCTGACAACATTACAGAGGAAGCTCAAATTCGAACATCTGCTGCTGAGGGTGAATTGCCTTCTATCACACAAGTGGAAGATGATAAAGTGGAAAGTTCTCCTGAGAAGAATGGCAGTGTTTCTAATTCAAATGGACAATCTGACAATCCTTCCCCGAAGGACAGTAAACCTAAAG CTACTATATCACCAGCCCTTGTAAAGCAGCTGCGTGAAGAAACAGGAGCTGGAATGATGGATTGCAAAAATGCTTTGTCAGAGACTGGCGGGGACATTGTTAAGGCTACGGAGTTCCTCAGAAAGAAAGGTTTAGCAAGTGCAGAAAAGAAGTCCAGCAGAGCCACTGCTGAAGGAAGAATAGGTTCATACATTCACGATAGCAGAATAGGTATCTTGCTAGAGGTAAACTGTGAGACAGATTTTGTTTCTCGGGGTGACATTTTCAAGGAGCTGGTTGATGATTTAGCCATGCAAGTGGCTGCATGCCCTCAAGTACAGTACCTTGCTACAGAAGATGTTCCTGAAGAGTTTGTGACCAAGGAAAGAGCAATTGAGATGCAGAAAGAAGATCTTTTGTCAAAGCCGGAGCAGATTAGATCAAAGATTGTTGACGGGAGGATAAGGAAGAGGCTTGAGGAGCTGGCATTGCTTGAGCAGCCTTTCATTAAGAATGATAAGGTGGTGGTGAAGGACTTGGTCAAGCAAACCATTTCAACTATTGGAGAAAACATAAAAGTGAAGAGATTTGTGCGCTACAATCTTGGAGAGGGCTTGGAGAAGAAGAGTCAAGATTTTGCCGCTGAAGTGGCTGCCCAAACTGCGGCAAAACCAGTGGCCACGGAAGTAAAAGAGCAGCCTGCTGTAGTGGAAGTCAAGGAAACTGTTGAGAA GGCACCAACTGTAGCTGTCTCTGCCGCTTTGGTTAAACAACTACGCGATGAAACTGGAGCAGGGATGATGGACTGCAAGAAAGCTCTCTCCGAAACTGGAGGGGACCTTGAGAAGGCACAAGAGTACCTGAGGAAGAAGGGTCTTTCTTCTGCTGAAAAGAAATCCAGCAGGCTTGCTGCTGAAGGCAGGATTGGATCCTACATTCATGACGCCCGCATTGGAGTTCTGATTGAAGTAAACTGTGAGACTGACTTTGTTGGTCGAAGTGAAAATTTCAAGGGGTTGGTTGATGATCTAGCAATGCAAGTCGTGGCCTGCCCGCAGGTGCAATATGTATCCATCGAAGACATTCCGGAGAGCATTGTGAACAAGGAAAAAGAGCTTGAGAGGCAGAGGGAGGACCTTCTGTTGAAACCCGAGAACATTAGAGAGAGAATCGTGGAGGGGAGGATCTCAAAGAGGCTTGGGGAGCTGGCTCTTTTAGAGCAAGCTTTCATTAAAGATGACAGTGTTTTGGTGAAGGACCTAGTAAAGCAGACTGTTGCTGCTCTCGGTGAGAACATAAAAGTTCGCAGGTTTGTTCGGTTCACTCTTGGGGAGGCAGTTGAGACAGTTGAGGACACAGAAGCTGAAGCATGA